The following are encoded in a window of Lactobacillus intestinalis genomic DNA:
- a CDS encoding helix-hairpin-helix domain-containing protein, whose translation MDFEKVKEFILEKKQYFIIGVVVLGLIFFFKKEDTKQNENASLLPEKTEQSSSSSFSTSNQSSSAQSVSQSKTVTCDISGAVKHQGVYTLKNGARIQELIEAAGGAKQNAQLKAVNRAVMLKDQDKIHIPYKGEKVENASNSSSTGAGTTTTNESTSSESGQNNGEKVNLNTASAADLQKLNGIGQKKAEQIIAYREQNGQFKKIEDLMQVSGIGEKTFAALKDQLAL comes from the coding sequence ATGGATTTTGAAAAAGTTAAAGAATTTATCTTGGAGAAGAAACAATATTTTATTATTGGCGTGGTTGTATTAGGACTAATATTTTTCTTTAAAAAAGAAGATACTAAGCAAAATGAGAATGCGAGTTTATTGCCAGAAAAAACAGAGCAAAGCTCAAGTAGTAGTTTTTCTACATCCAATCAATCATCATCTGCTCAGTCTGTATCTCAATCTAAAACAGTAACTTGTGATATTTCAGGAGCTGTGAAACACCAAGGAGTTTATACTTTGAAAAATGGAGCACGGATTCAAGAGCTAATTGAAGCAGCTGGTGGAGCAAAGCAAAACGCTCAGCTAAAGGCTGTAAATAGAGCAGTAATGTTAAAAGATCAGGACAAGATTCATATTCCTTACAAAGGAGAGAAAGTAGAAAATGCATCTAATTCTTCATCAACTGGAGCAGGAACTACGACTACCAATGAAAGCACAAGCAGTGAATCTGGTCAAAATAATGGAGAAAAAGTTAATTTGAATACAGCAAGTGCTGCAGATTTGCAAAAGTTAAATGGGATTGGCCAGAAGAAGGCAGAGCAAATTATTGCTTATCGAGAACAAAATGGCCAGTTTAAGAAAATTGAAGATTTAATGCAGGTTTCAGGAATTGGAGAAAAGACCTTTGCAGCACTCAAAGACCAATTGGCTCTCTAA
- a CDS encoding DNA-dependent RNA polymerase subunit epsilon: MIYKVLYQKDKIVNPRRETTQTLFMEADNLVQARELVEDNTPYNIELIQELTGNSLKYEKEHADFKLTTFGDKK, from the coding sequence ATGATCTACAAAGTTTTGTATCAAAAGGACAAGATTGTTAACCCACGTAGAGAAACTACACAAACTCTTTTCATGGAAGCTGACAACTTAGTCCAAGCTCGTGAGTTAGTTGAAGATAATACCCCCTACAACATTGAACTCATTCAAGAATTAACTGGTAATTCTTTAAAATACGAAAAAGAACACGCTGATTTTAAATTAACGACGTTCGGAGATAAGAAGTAG
- the def gene encoding peptide deformylase, with the protein MILMKDITRDGNPVLRKVAEPLTFPLSDHYKKLADDMMEYLINSQDPKIAEKHQLRAGVGLAAPQVGESVQMASLLVPNDKGEIIFKETFVNPEIISESVRQACLSEGEGCLSVDKVINGYVPRPDKLTIHYFTVDGEEKTIRLKDYPAIVASHEIDHLNGHLFYDRINKQNPFDLKDDTVVIS; encoded by the coding sequence TTGATTTTAATGAAAGACATTACCCGCGATGGTAATCCTGTATTGCGTAAAGTTGCTGAACCACTTACTTTTCCACTAAGTGATCACTACAAAAAATTAGCCGACGACATGATGGAATATTTGATCAATTCTCAAGATCCAAAGATTGCTGAAAAACATCAATTAAGAGCTGGAGTTGGTTTAGCAGCTCCTCAAGTTGGTGAAAGTGTGCAGATGGCCTCTCTTTTAGTTCCAAATGATAAAGGAGAAATCATCTTTAAAGAAACTTTTGTTAATCCAGAAATTATTTCTGAATCAGTACGCCAAGCTTGTCTTAGTGAAGGTGAAGGTTGCCTTAGTGTAGACAAAGTAATTAATGGTTATGTTCCTCGTCCAGATAAGTTAACCATTCACTACTTTACTGTTGACGGTGAAGAGAAGACAATCCGTTTAAAGGATTATCCAGCTATTGTAGCAAGTCACGAAATTGACCACTTAAATGGTCACTTATTCTACGACCGCATTAACAAGCAAAATCCGTTTGACCTAAAAGATGACACTGTAGTAATTTCCTAA
- a CDS encoding FtsW/RodA/SpoVE family cell cycle protein, which translates to MRQKIHYLNYHILIPYLLLVVFGIIMVYSSSSDILLVNGFKPATYGIRQAIYALVAFFGFGVPIFALKIDVFKSRKFVVWFFMISCALLAFLVVMKIFKGSSAAVNGAVGWINLGFINLQPLEVAKFALVIYLAYVLDRRDGKLVKGQIVQNLSHPAILSAVMMCLVIVEPDFGGTAILFMIVLVMFSVSGVPTSIALRWLLGIIVIVAAVVVLIIIWNPKFLQESYQFQRLMSFLHPFELEKKGGAQLVNSYYAIHNGGLVGVGLGNSMQKRGYLPEPYTDFILSIAAEEIGTLGAIAILGLLFYLMWSIMEVGLYATSQFNALVCFGVTTILFTETIFNVGAVLGLLPITGVTLPFISYGGSSMIVLTSCVALVLNISANEKIKKHMEESVA; encoded by the coding sequence GTGCGTCAAAAAATTCATTACTTGAATTATCATATTTTGATACCATACCTGCTACTAGTGGTTTTTGGGATCATTATGGTATATTCATCTAGCTCAGATATTTTATTAGTAAATGGCTTCAAGCCGGCGACTTATGGGATACGTCAAGCGATTTATGCTCTAGTGGCGTTTTTTGGATTTGGCGTCCCAATTTTTGCTCTAAAGATTGATGTATTTAAAAGCAGAAAATTTGTGGTGTGGTTCTTTATGATCAGTTGTGCTTTATTGGCATTTTTGGTTGTAATGAAGATTTTTAAAGGATCCAGCGCTGCAGTTAATGGTGCAGTTGGTTGGATAAACTTAGGTTTTATCAATTTACAGCCACTTGAAGTTGCTAAATTTGCATTGGTTATTTATCTAGCCTATGTTTTGGATAGACGAGACGGAAAACTAGTAAAAGGACAAATTGTTCAAAATCTTTCCCATCCAGCGATATTATCAGCAGTTATGATGTGTTTAGTTATTGTTGAACCGGATTTTGGTGGTACTGCAATCTTATTCATGATTGTGTTGGTGATGTTTTCCGTATCAGGAGTACCTACTAGTATTGCATTGCGATGGCTGTTAGGAATTATAGTGATTGTAGCTGCAGTAGTGGTCCTAATTATTATCTGGAATCCTAAATTTTTACAAGAAAGTTATCAGTTCCAACGTTTAATGTCTTTTCTTCATCCTTTTGAATTAGAGAAAAAAGGAGGAGCCCAACTTGTTAATTCCTATTATGCTATTCATAATGGTGGATTAGTTGGAGTTGGTCTGGGAAATAGTATGCAAAAACGGGGTTATTTACCTGAACCCTATACTGATTTTATTTTGTCTATTGCAGCTGAAGAAATTGGTACTTTAGGTGCAATTGCTATTTTAGGGCTACTATTTTATCTTATGTGGAGCATTATGGAAGTAGGACTTTATGCTACTTCTCAATTCAATGCTTTAGTATGTTTCGGAGTTACGACAATTCTGTTTACAGAAACTATTTTTAATGTAGGAGCTGTCCTAGGATTATTGCCAATTACGGGGGTTACGTTGCCCTTTATTTCCTATGGTGGATCTTCAATGATTGTATTAACTTCCTGTGTAGCATTGGTATTAAATATTTCTGCAAATGAAAAAATTAAGAAACACATGGAGGAAAGTGTGGCATGA
- the typA gene encoding translational GTPase TypA, giving the protein MSEKRRDDIRNIAIIAHVDHGKTTLVNQLLKQSDTLPEHMNLEDRAMDSNAIERERGITILSKNTAVKYKDTTINILDTPGHADFGGEVERIMHMVDGALLLVDAYEGPMPQTRFVLKKALEAGVKPIVVLNKIDRPGARPKEVLDEVLELFIELGASDEQLDFPVVYASALNGTSSYDSDPAKQEETMDPIFDTVIKNIPAPIDNVDEPLQFQITMLDWDDYVGRIGVGRIYRGHVKVGDNITVMKRDGSTQNFRVTKLFGYFGLKRNEIQEAKAGDIIAISGINDIYVGETIASAEHPEALPLLKIDPPTLQMDFVANDSPFAGREGDQVTPKKLEDRLIRQTRTDVSLKVDPTDQINAWTVSGRGELHLSILVEELRREGFELQLSRPKVIYREIDGTMCEPFEAVQIDTPDEYVGSVIDSLSQRKGTMQNMEATGNGQTRLEFLVPSRGLIGYNNEFMSQTGGYGIMNHTFDSYKPVVKNWEPGRRNGALVSINQGQSTTYSLQSVEQRGELFIGAGVEVYEGMIVGQSSRERDIAVNVTKGKNLTNTRAAGKDHAAAIKTPRTMTLEEAIEFLNDDEYCEVTPESIRLRKKILNTSERQKADKRRNRQ; this is encoded by the coding sequence TTGTCAGAAAAAAGAAGAGACGATATTAGAAATATTGCTATTATTGCCCACGTTGACCATGGTAAGACTACTTTAGTTAACCAATTGCTTAAGCAATCAGATACTTTGCCAGAGCACATGAACTTGGAAGATCGTGCAATGGACTCAAATGCCATTGAACGTGAACGTGGTATTACTATTTTATCTAAGAATACTGCGGTTAAGTACAAGGATACTACTATTAACATTTTGGATACGCCAGGACACGCCGACTTCGGTGGAGAAGTTGAACGTATCATGCACATGGTTGATGGTGCTTTGTTACTTGTTGATGCATATGAAGGTCCAATGCCACAGACTCGTTTCGTATTAAAGAAGGCTTTGGAAGCTGGTGTTAAGCCAATCGTTGTTTTAAACAAGATTGATAGACCAGGTGCTCGTCCTAAGGAAGTTTTAGATGAAGTTCTTGAACTTTTCATTGAACTTGGTGCCAGCGATGAACAACTTGATTTCCCAGTTGTTTATGCTTCAGCTTTGAATGGTACTTCATCATACGATTCAGATCCTGCAAAGCAAGAAGAAACCATGGATCCAATTTTTGATACTGTTATCAAGAATATTCCAGCTCCAATTGATAATGTTGATGAACCATTACAATTCCAAATCACTATGCTTGATTGGGACGATTATGTAGGTCGTATTGGGGTAGGTCGTATTTACCGTGGTCACGTTAAAGTTGGCGACAACATTACTGTTATGAAACGTGATGGCTCAACTCAAAACTTCCGTGTTACTAAGTTGTTTGGTTACTTCGGTTTGAAGCGTAACGAAATTCAAGAAGCTAAAGCTGGCGATATCATTGCTATTAGTGGTATTAATGATATTTATGTCGGTGAAACTATTGCCTCAGCTGAACATCCAGAAGCATTACCACTTCTTAAGATTGATCCACCTACTCTTCAAATGGACTTCGTTGCTAACGACTCACCATTTGCTGGTCGCGAAGGTGATCAAGTTACCCCTAAGAAACTTGAAGATCGTTTAATTCGTCAAACTCGTACTGATGTGTCTTTGAAGGTTGATCCAACTGATCAAATTAATGCTTGGACTGTTTCAGGTCGTGGTGAACTTCACCTTTCAATTTTAGTTGAAGAATTACGTCGTGAAGGCTTTGAATTACAACTTTCACGTCCTAAGGTTATTTATCGTGAAATTGACGGAACCATGTGTGAACCATTTGAAGCTGTTCAAATCGATACTCCAGATGAATACGTAGGTTCAGTTATTGACTCACTTTCACAAAGAAAAGGTACCATGCAAAACATGGAAGCCACTGGAAATGGTCAAACTCGTCTTGAATTCTTAGTTCCATCACGTGGCTTGATTGGTTACAACAACGAATTTATGTCTCAAACTGGTGGTTACGGAATTATGAACCATACTTTTGATTCATACAAGCCAGTAGTTAAGAATTGGGAACCAGGCCGTAGAAACGGTGCTTTGGTATCAATTAACCAAGGTCAATCAACTACTTACTCACTTCAATCAGTTGAACAACGTGGTGAATTATTCATTGGTGCTGGTGTTGAAGTTTACGAAGGTATGATTGTTGGTCAATCAAGTCGTGAACGTGATATTGCTGTTAACGTAACTAAAGGTAAGAACTTAACTAACACCCGTGCTGCTGGTAAGGACCACGCTGCTGCAATCAAGACTCCAAGAACAATGACTTTGGAAGAAGCTATTGAATTCTTGAATGACGATGAATACTGTGAAGTAACTCCAGAAAGTATCCGTCTTCGTAAGAAGATTTTGAATACTTCAGAACGTCAAAAAGCAGATAAGAGACGTAACCGTCAATAA
- a CDS encoding DNA internalization-related competence protein ComEC/Rec2, with protein sequence MQHSKTNWLSKICQPGYLLINALILVDLSFFIYQSHLGQRLTSVAIGVYLLLIVLVKYSNLKWLTLMLICSASVGFLHNKQSSSLELTDELTVQVYPDQVNLKDGWMSAQVSTPKGKILIAGSINKEQEALIKTGRSLWITKMSGEISKIEPATNLGEFDYRSYYRSQNISQRIKFKHCEIVFAPNNLMAKLHKIRFDLQEYFKQFPQLISFFASELVLAENNSEDNQEILNNYRNLGVIHLLSISGLHVGIYVLIISTLCFWFRFTEEETFICCIAILMIEIFLSAGQAGFIRASLTYILGKVFSFKKWRIAGADLLGLTCLVHLILVPKLFLGVGAQLSYILVLGLQLTNRLSPFKQSIALNLFLTPLLLFYFYQVNVLTVIFNLLIVPYFNWIVMPITFTSIALFEIFPQIPQSLETVLKFGEGIINHLSQFQLGMITFGKINWWECLLLLLLSATVLVSVSELKSKVSWKLIGILSASYAIFFCLIHFPLKGQVTFIDVGQGDSILITTPFPRKVYMIDTGGKLNFSGKKLPPQVNKITIPFLKAQGINKIDGLFVSHQDADHVGDLGPLMSEIQVDKLYMAQGLLTNPSFCKRIDGKIEHTKLVELLAGMQVKEPQLTFNVVYPFKPGEGKNEDSLSLMFKLGGKSWLFTGDLGQEGEKELMNRFNFAVDYFKLGHHGSKTSSNPEFLEKLHPQMVFISAGRKNRFGHPHPETLATLNKLQIPWVSTQDCGMISWYYGKWTQNHFEKFLLKGDKQ encoded by the coding sequence TTGCAGCACTCAAAGACCAATTGGCTCTCTAAAATTTGTCAGCCTGGATATTTACTAATTAACGCATTAATATTAGTAGATCTATCTTTTTTTATTTATCAATCACATCTTGGACAAAGATTAACGTCGGTTGCAATTGGGGTGTATTTGCTATTAATTGTTTTAGTCAAATATTCGAACTTAAAATGGCTAACACTTATGCTGATTTGTAGTGCAAGCGTAGGATTTTTGCATAATAAACAAAGTAGCTCTTTAGAATTAACCGATGAATTAACTGTACAAGTTTATCCAGATCAAGTTAATTTAAAAGATGGATGGATGTCAGCCCAAGTAAGCACGCCAAAAGGAAAAATATTAATAGCAGGCTCGATTAATAAGGAACAAGAGGCTTTAATTAAAACAGGGAGATCTTTATGGATTACTAAAATGTCTGGCGAAATCTCTAAAATAGAACCTGCGACTAATTTAGGAGAATTTGATTATCGAAGTTATTATCGATCTCAAAATATTAGTCAACGTATTAAATTTAAACATTGTGAGATTGTATTTGCGCCTAATAATTTGATGGCAAAATTGCACAAAATTAGATTTGATTTGCAGGAATATTTTAAACAATTTCCTCAATTAATTAGCTTTTTTGCTAGTGAATTGGTTTTGGCTGAAAATAATTCTGAAGATAATCAAGAAATTTTGAATAATTATCGAAATTTAGGCGTAATTCATTTGTTGAGTATCTCAGGACTGCATGTTGGAATTTATGTTTTGATAATTAGTACTCTTTGTTTTTGGTTTAGATTTACTGAAGAGGAAACTTTTATTTGTTGTATTGCGATTTTAATGATTGAAATTTTTTTAAGTGCTGGTCAAGCAGGTTTTATTCGAGCTAGTTTAACTTATATTTTAGGTAAGGTATTTAGTTTTAAAAAATGGCGTATTGCTGGAGCGGACCTTTTAGGCTTAACCTGTTTAGTGCATCTGATACTCGTTCCTAAATTATTTTTAGGAGTGGGGGCTCAATTGAGCTATATTCTGGTATTAGGCTTACAGTTAACAAATCGATTATCTCCATTTAAACAATCGATCGCACTTAATCTTTTCTTGACACCACTATTATTGTTTTACTTTTATCAGGTAAACGTTTTAACGGTGATTTTTAATCTTCTAATTGTGCCATATTTTAATTGGATAGTGATGCCTATAACTTTTACGAGTATTGCTTTATTTGAAATCTTTCCGCAAATTCCCCAGAGTCTGGAAACTGTCTTAAAATTTGGAGAGGGTATAATTAATCATCTTTCGCAGTTTCAGTTAGGAATGATTACGTTTGGCAAAATCAACTGGTGGGAATGCTTACTGCTTCTGTTGCTTAGTGCAACTGTTTTAGTTTCTGTAAGCGAATTAAAATCAAAAGTAAGTTGGAAGTTAATTGGAATTTTAAGTGCCAGTTATGCGATTTTCTTCTGTTTAATCCATTTTCCACTAAAAGGTCAAGTAACGTTTATCGATGTGGGACAAGGGGATAGTATTTTAATTACTACCCCATTTCCACGAAAAGTTTATATGATTGATACTGGTGGAAAGTTGAACTTTTCTGGAAAGAAGCTTCCCCCGCAGGTGAATAAGATAACCATTCCTTTTTTAAAAGCTCAAGGAATTAATAAGATTGATGGTCTTTTTGTTTCTCATCAAGATGCTGACCATGTAGGTGATTTAGGACCTTTGATGTCAGAAATTCAAGTGGATAAATTATATATGGCCCAGGGACTGTTAACAAATCCATCATTTTGCAAAAGGATTGATGGAAAAATTGAGCATACTAAGTTGGTAGAGCTGTTGGCAGGGATGCAGGTTAAAGAGCCACAATTAACTTTCAATGTCGTCTATCCCTTTAAGCCAGGAGAAGGAAAAAACGAGGATTCTCTGTCCCTTATGTTTAAATTAGGCGGTAAAAGTTGGTTGTTTACTGGAGATTTAGGACAAGAAGGAGAAAAAGAATTGATGAATCGCTTTAACTTTGCGGTTGATTATTTTAAATTGGGCCATCATGGCAGTAAAACATCATCAAATCCCGAATTTTTAGAAAAATTACATCCCCAAATGGTATTTATTTCTGCAGGAAGAAAAAATCGTTTTGGTCATCCTCATCCTGAAACTTTAGCCACTCTTAATAAATTACAAATTCCATGGGTATCTACTCAAGACTGTGGTATGATTAGCTGGTATTACGGTAAATGGACACAAAACCATTTTGAAAAATTTTTATTAAAGGGCGATAAACAGTGA
- the rsmD gene encoding 16S rRNA (guanine(966)-N(2))-methyltransferase RsmD, with the protein MRIISGKYAKRNLFTLKSNKTRPTSDKVKESLFNSLGQFFEGGAVLDLYAGSGALGIEAVSRGYSDATLVDINYAACDIIRKNVALTKEESRFSVYKMSSNAALKFLAEKGKKFDLIFLDPPYAKQRIAKDMQKMWQLDLLNENAIVVAETDDDTELGEISDFELIKEHHLGKTIVRIYRKEN; encoded by the coding sequence ATGAGAATTATTTCTGGTAAATACGCTAAACGGAATTTATTTACTTTAAAGAGTAATAAAACAAGACCGACAAGCGATAAAGTTAAAGAGTCCCTTTTTAATTCATTGGGACAATTTTTTGAAGGTGGCGCAGTATTAGATTTGTACGCAGGTAGTGGGGCTTTAGGGATTGAGGCTGTTTCTAGAGGTTATAGTGATGCAACCTTAGTTGATATAAATTATGCAGCCTGCGATATTATTCGAAAAAATGTTGCCCTCACGAAAGAAGAATCACGCTTTTCTGTTTATAAGATGTCCAGTAATGCTGCTTTGAAATTTTTGGCAGAAAAAGGTAAGAAATTTGATCTGATATTTTTAGATCCACCATATGCTAAGCAAAGGATTGCTAAGGACATGCAGAAGATGTGGCAACTTGATTTACTTAATGAAAATGCAATTGTAGTAGCTGAAACCGATGATGATACTGAATTAGGTGAAATTTCTGATTTTGAATTGATCAAAGAACATCATTTAGGGAAGACAATTGTTAGAATTTATCGAAAGGAAAACTGA
- a CDS encoding SepM family pheromone-processing serine protease, producing the protein MKSKRKSRLRNWLIGILAVIVVAFIAFWPTNYFIESPGEAVPVGQFISAKGKKPNNFYLVTVSVTSRPASILQYLWSYTQKFSTRVPASELLGDQTSSQYEELQNWYMETSQQTAIYYAAKKASLKPKLEYRGVYVMKVQNNSSFKNKLQIGDTVLAANSQHFRSTEEMMNYLKKQKIGSKVTITVLRNKEKKNFTGKIVKVAGTNKPGIGIQLVEHVSVETKPRLSIDAGDIGGPSAGLMFTLTSYEVFTHQNLSKNHKIAGTGTISPNGKVGIIGGVDKKVVAADEAGAEVFFAPTDSTGVKKSQTNYEVAKRTAKQIHTKMKIVPVNNFDDALKYLKTHY; encoded by the coding sequence ATGAAAAGTAAAAGAAAATCGCGTCTTAGAAATTGGCTAATTGGAATTTTAGCTGTAATTGTTGTGGCTTTTATTGCATTTTGGCCAACTAATTATTTTATTGAAAGCCCGGGCGAAGCAGTTCCTGTAGGACAATTTATTAGTGCCAAGGGTAAGAAGCCTAATAATTTTTATTTGGTCACGGTGAGTGTAACAAGCCGCCCTGCAAGCATTTTGCAATATTTATGGAGCTATACTCAAAAGTTTTCAACGCGAGTTCCAGCCTCAGAACTTCTTGGAGATCAAACAAGTAGCCAATATGAAGAATTGCAAAATTGGTATATGGAAACAAGTCAACAAACAGCAATTTATTATGCAGCTAAGAAAGCTAGTTTGAAGCCTAAGCTGGAATATCGCGGTGTATATGTGATGAAAGTCCAAAACAACTCTAGTTTTAAAAACAAGCTTCAAATTGGAGATACCGTACTTGCAGCCAATAGCCAGCATTTTCGTTCTACCGAAGAAATGATGAATTATTTAAAAAAGCAAAAAATCGGATCTAAGGTAACAATTACTGTTTTACGAAATAAAGAAAAGAAAAACTTTACCGGTAAAATTGTTAAGGTGGCTGGGACTAATAAGCCGGGAATCGGGATTCAATTAGTAGAACATGTTAGTGTTGAAACTAAACCACGTTTGAGTATTGATGCAGGCGATATTGGCGGACCATCAGCGGGTTTGATGTTTACTCTAACCAGTTATGAAGTGTTTACTCACCAAAATCTTTCTAAGAATCATAAAATAGCGGGAACAGGAACTATTTCTCCAAACGGAAAAGTAGGAATTATCGGTGGCGTAGATAAAAAAGTCGTAGCTGCTGATGAAGCAGGCGCAGAAGTGTTCTTTGCTCCTACGGATTCAACCGGTGTTAAAAAATCCCAAACTAATTATGAGGTAGCTAAGCGTACAGCTAAACAAATTCATACAAAGATGAAAATTGTGCCAGTTAATAATTTTGATGATGCACTTAAATATCTAAAAACTCATTATTAA
- the coaD gene encoding pantetheine-phosphate adenylyltransferase — MVTALFPGSYDPITRGHIDVVKKAAQIFDKVYVVVMTNTSKNYLFTDEERADFARDALKDVENIEVLLKPEQLTVEVAHELGASAIVRGVRNSDDFRYEQQIAGINEEIASDVHTVLLFTDAKDSFIASSMIKEVAKFGGDISQFLPAKAAQALIKKMRQKDEK; from the coding sequence ATGGTAACTGCACTTTTTCCAGGAAGTTATGATCCAATCACCAGAGGACATATTGATGTAGTTAAAAAAGCGGCTCAGATTTTTGATAAGGTATATGTGGTGGTGATGACCAACACTTCCAAGAATTATCTATTTACAGATGAGGAGAGAGCTGACTTTGCAAGGGATGCACTAAAGGATGTTGAGAACATTGAAGTGCTTTTGAAACCAGAACAGTTGACTGTAGAGGTAGCTCATGAGTTAGGAGCAAGTGCAATTGTCCGCGGAGTGAGGAACAGTGACGATTTTCGGTATGAACAGCAAATTGCAGGAATTAATGAAGAAATTGCTTCTGATGTTCATACTGTATTATTGTTTACAGATGCCAAGGACAGTTTTATTGCCTCAAGTATGATAAAGGAAGTAGCCAAATTTGGTGGCGATATAAGTCAGTTTTTACCTGCAAAAGCTGCCCAGGCTCTAATAAAGAAAATGAGACAAAAAGATGAAAAGTAA
- a CDS encoding YlbG family protein: MSINKDIEGTTLVKRVGLIIYLSSASDQYKLRRYGDIVYFSKKMKYCVLYLDKKEAKAKVREIGSLDFVTEVKYSQDENIDLTSEHIESQINDLAQIAEAKLLEKKENDEAIK, encoded by the coding sequence ATGAGTATCAATAAAGATATAGAAGGTACTACTCTAGTTAAGCGAGTAGGCTTAATTATCTATTTGAGTTCGGCGAGTGACCAGTATAAACTGCGTCGGTACGGAGATATTGTTTATTTTTCTAAAAAAATGAAGTACTGCGTACTATATTTAGATAAAAAAGAAGCAAAAGCAAAAGTGCGTGAGATCGGAAGTTTAGATTTTGTAACGGAAGTTAAATATTCTCAAGATGAAAATATTGATTTAACTAGTGAACATATTGAAAGCCAAATTAATGATCTGGCACAAATAGCAGAGGCAAAACTGCTAGAGAAGAAAGAAAATGATGAGGCTATAAAATGA